One Magnetococcales bacterium DNA segment encodes these proteins:
- the ispH gene encoding 4-hydroxy-3-methylbut-2-enyl diphosphate reductase, protein MHVILAQPRGFCAGVERAIAIVEKALEVYGAPLYVRHEIVHNRWVVDSLKRKGAVFVDELIHVPDGATVIFSAHGVSKAVAAEGQRRPLRVLDATCPLVEKVHRQAVRLNNDGYRVILIGHPGHPEVEGTVGQLPPGSMEVIRDEDAVSSLPEDDHEKVAYITQTTLSLDETVKVVDRLRDRFPSIRSPGREDICYATQNRQNAVKALARRCDLILVLGAPNSSNSNRLREVAEREGTKAHLIESADDVQMAWLDGVTTLGITAGASAPEILVEGLLNHLGIDDRMVEILSVSEENLVFPLPRELMQSTNSR, encoded by the coding sequence ATGCATGTCATATTGGCGCAGCCAAGAGGTTTTTGTGCCGGGGTGGAACGGGCCATCGCCATCGTCGAAAAAGCCCTCGAAGTCTACGGCGCCCCTCTCTATGTCCGGCATGAAATCGTCCATAACCGTTGGGTCGTCGATTCCCTGAAAAGAAAGGGGGCCGTGTTCGTGGACGAACTGATCCACGTCCCCGATGGCGCCACGGTCATTTTTTCCGCTCATGGCGTCTCCAAGGCGGTCGCCGCCGAAGGACAACGCCGTCCCTTGCGGGTATTGGACGCAACCTGCCCTCTGGTCGAAAAAGTTCACCGGCAAGCGGTCCGCCTGAACAATGACGGTTACCGCGTCATCCTCATCGGGCACCCCGGCCATCCCGAGGTCGAAGGAACCGTCGGACAACTTCCTCCCGGAAGCATGGAGGTGATCCGCGACGAGGATGCCGTATCCTCCCTGCCCGAAGATGACCATGAAAAAGTGGCCTACATCACCCAAACCACCTTGTCCCTGGATGAAACCGTCAAGGTAGTCGATCGCCTTCGCGACCGCTTTCCCTCCATTCGTTCCCCTGGCCGGGAAGACATCTGCTATGCCACCCAGAACCGACAGAATGCCGTCAAGGCCCTGGCCCGGCGTTGTGACCTGATCCTGGTATTGGGCGCACCAAACAGCAGTAATTCCAACAGACTGCGTGAAGTTGCCGAACGCGAGGGAACCAAAGCCCATCTGATCGAATCGGCGGACGATGTCCAAATGGCATGGCTCGACGGCGTCACAACCCTTGGAATCACCGCCGGAGCCTCCGCCCCCGAAATCCTGGTCGAAGGATTGCTGAACCATTTGGGCATCGACGATCGAATGGTTGAAATTCTCTCGGTCAGCGAAGAAAATCTGGTCTTTCCCCTGCCACGAGAATTGATGCAATCGACCAATAGCAGGTGA
- a CDS encoding PilZ domain-containing protein has translation MMMTTSQKPQNSLIERISSRLDHREPAMLRFGKERFPVELQDIGVAGFGLDALVGLDIDDLVELEVSSDGGMDIYRCKVVFCRRKGHIFRIGLEIIEQEPDLVFLTHEGEEYTQLETL, from the coding sequence ATGATGATGACAACCTCGCAAAAACCGCAAAACAGCCTCATCGAGCGAATTTCCAGCCGCCTGGATCACCGCGAACCCGCCATGCTCAGGTTTGGAAAAGAACGTTTTCCCGTTGAACTCCAGGATATTGGTGTCGCAGGCTTTGGACTCGATGCCCTGGTTGGCCTGGACATTGATGACCTGGTGGAATTGGAGGTTTCCAGTGACGGCGGCATGGATATCTATCGATGCAAGGTCGTCTTCTGCCGTCGCAAGGGACACATTTTCCGCATCGGATTGGAAATCATCGAACAAGAACCCGATCTTGTTTTTCTGACCCATGAGGGTGAAGAATACACGCAACTCGAAACTCTTTGA
- a CDS encoding AMP-binding protein, with amino-acid sequence MSLIARFISSLRERSGSLLFVHDPRFGEDPVAMRGCDRSEFYRLTVTWASRIHETPDRVIMIFGHTTPMMMAAWFGAILAGRLPAFISYPNHKTTPEAYGEKLVNYRDRFGSATFIGEEEDRPICPEVLTGTTLNRLEDDTVLDPTHFPGWRGPPEGGELFLQCSSGTTGLQKAVAIREELLIAQLDGYRQALCLDPETDRIVSWLPLYHDMGLVATFLLPLLTATPVYYLDPFQWAASPGLLLEMMERYRGTLTWLPNFAFSFLCKNPHPRRLEHVRAFINCSEPVSLAAFQRFMTTHGVRADQLSVCYALAEHVFAATQEEIGKPPFCLNVDAASLRRNRVHPWGRGQALDGEIRDMAGGRVVIGCGFPLAGVEVRIESPSREVVGEIWLRGPCTVTGYYQSPPRAIDGWFPTGDLGFLHGGRLFLCGRIKDLIIQNGKNIHPQDVEAVIDAHPAVHPGRVAVVGAVDPELDTQNTYALVEPEEHLPFGQRVRIGQDLQTRLNLLCDVPVRVAMVPRGWLRKTSSGKMARENNLQRYLKGMQDAIHLCGDSHVRIFWTSATSHHNRFKGIHAYWVGLLWSENWKKTIPFFSELVTHMKDRDPLVIQAGEPECRTLFPRSPDPEMRIRQAVDAYREFFLVLRKLWPGRLAYMTGIPTAPLDRDNGDRQWPVCGSVRERYRHQQRFYAAMQSMCAELVIHFIDVCTPLLNEEGMIPPERLGDGTHLDPEWIDVPLRLLEQNFGVINLEENDPPPEQSVWDGSRDHFFRLVQRKVRDHAPLHDNPDWNRMVSTSLLDSLAIVELVTMLNQVCQLRIEPGMISVMDFESIEGIYEKFVKKK; translated from the coding sequence ATGTCGCTCATTGCCCGATTCATCTCAAGTTTGCGGGAGCGTTCCGGGTCCCTGCTTTTTGTCCACGATCCCCGGTTTGGCGAGGATCCCGTGGCCATGCGTGGTTGCGACCGGAGCGAATTTTATCGTTTGACCGTTACCTGGGCCAGCCGCATTCATGAAACCCCCGATCGGGTCATCATGATCTTCGGGCACACGACCCCCATGATGATGGCCGCCTGGTTCGGGGCGATCCTCGCCGGACGGTTGCCGGCATTCATCTCCTATCCCAATCACAAGACGACACCCGAGGCCTATGGTGAAAAACTGGTCAATTACCGGGATCGGTTCGGCAGCGCAACCTTCATCGGCGAAGAGGAGGATCGTCCCATTTGTCCGGAAGTGTTGACCGGGACCACATTGAATCGGCTTGAAGACGATACGGTCCTCGATCCAACACATTTTCCCGGATGGCGTGGACCACCGGAAGGGGGTGAACTCTTTTTGCAATGTTCCTCGGGAACGACCGGTCTTCAGAAGGCGGTGGCCATTCGCGAGGAACTGTTGATCGCCCAGCTTGATGGCTATCGCCAGGCGCTCTGTCTGGATCCCGAAACCGACCGCATCGTCAGTTGGTTGCCCCTCTATCATGACATGGGTCTGGTGGCGACCTTTCTGTTGCCACTCCTGACGGCAACGCCGGTCTATTATCTGGATCCTTTTCAATGGGCGGCATCTCCGGGTCTTCTTCTCGAAATGATGGAGCGTTATCGCGGCACCCTTACCTGGTTGCCCAATTTTGCCTTTTCCTTTTTGTGCAAGAATCCCCATCCCAGACGCCTGGAGCATGTCCGGGCCTTCATCAACTGTTCCGAACCGGTTTCCCTGGCCGCGTTTCAACGATTCATGACGACCCATGGCGTTCGAGCGGATCAGTTGTCGGTGTGTTATGCCCTGGCGGAACATGTGTTTGCCGCCACGCAGGAGGAAATCGGCAAACCACCCTTTTGCCTGAACGTCGATGCCGCCTCCTTGCGTCGCAATCGGGTCCATCCCTGGGGACGGGGGCAGGCCCTGGATGGCGAAATCCGTGACATGGCTGGAGGACGGGTGGTGATCGGTTGTGGTTTTCCCTTGGCCGGGGTGGAGGTGCGCATCGAGTCGCCATCGCGGGAAGTGGTCGGGGAAATCTGGTTGCGGGGTCCGTGTACCGTGACCGGGTATTACCAATCGCCACCGCGGGCCATCGATGGATGGTTTCCGACAGGGGACCTGGGATTTCTTCATGGAGGTCGGCTGTTCCTCTGCGGTCGCATCAAGGATTTGATCATCCAGAATGGCAAAAACATCCATCCACAGGATGTGGAGGCGGTGATCGATGCCCATCCCGCCGTTCATCCCGGTCGGGTGGCGGTCGTCGGCGCCGTGGATCCCGAACTGGATACCCAAAACACTTATGCCCTGGTCGAACCCGAAGAACATCTGCCATTTGGACAAAGAGTTCGGATAGGCCAGGACCTGCAAACCCGACTGAACCTTCTCTGCGACGTTCCCGTTCGCGTCGCCATGGTGCCGCGGGGATGGCTCAGAAAAACATCCAGTGGAAAAATGGCCCGGGAAAACAATCTGCAACGTTATCTGAAAGGGATGCAGGATGCCATTCATCTGTGTGGTGACAGCCATGTTCGCATCTTCTGGACCAGCGCTACCTCGCACCACAACCGTTTCAAGGGGATTCATGCCTATTGGGTCGGTCTCCTGTGGTCGGAAAACTGGAAAAAGACCATCCCCTTTTTTTCCGAACTCGTCACCCACATGAAGGACCGCGACCCCCTGGTCATTCAGGCGGGAGAACCGGAATGCCGCACCCTGTTTCCCAGGAGTCCCGATCCGGAAATGCGGATCCGCCAGGCGGTCGATGCCTATCGTGAATTTTTTCTGGTATTGCGAAAATTGTGGCCGGGACGCCTCGCCTACATGACCGGAATTCCCACGGCCCCGCTTGACCGGGACAATGGCGACCGGCAATGGCCTGTTTGTGGTTCGGTCCGGGAACGGTATCGCCATCAGCAGCGGTTTTATGCGGCGATGCAATCGATGTGTGCCGAATTGGTCATCCATTTTATCGATGTCTGTACCCCCCTTCTGAATGAAGAGGGAATGATTCCCCCGGAACGTCTTGGTGATGGCACGCATCTGGATCCGGAGTGGATCGATGTCCCCTTGAGGTTGCTGGAACAAAACTTTGGCGTGATCAATCTTGAAGAAAACGATCCTCCCCCGGAACAAAGCGTGTGGGATGGAAGTCGTGATCATTTTTTTCGTCTGGTGCAAAGAAAGGTGCGGGATCATGCGCCGTTGCACGACAATCCCGATTGGAATCGGATGGTTTCGACTTCGTTGCTTGATTCCCTGGCCATTGTCGAACTGGTGACAATGTTGAACCAGGTGTGTCAACTGAGGATCGAGCCAGGAATGATTTCGGTGATGGATTTTGAGTCGATCGAGGGAATCTACGAAAAATTTGTCAAGAAAAAATAG
- a CDS encoding DUF2312 domain-containing protein translates to MQHVHGSAVAAVENTSIPGEELRLYIERIERLEEEKAELGQDIRDLYQEAKGNGFDPKVMREIIKLRKKDPGEIDEEDAILHLYKEALGMTLQTIQ, encoded by the coding sequence ATGCAACATGTTCATGGATCGGCGGTCGCCGCAGTGGAAAATACCTCGATTCCCGGCGAGGAGTTGCGCCTTTATATCGAACGAATCGAACGGTTGGAGGAGGAAAAGGCGGAATTGGGGCAGGACATTCGTGATCTCTACCAGGAGGCCAAAGGAAACGGGTTCGATCCCAAGGTCATGCGGGAAATCATCAAATTGCGCAAAAAGGATCCTGGAGAGATCGACGAAGAGGATGCCATTCTGCACCTCTACAAAGAGGCGCTGGGCATGACACTTCAAACCATTCAGTAA
- a CDS encoding dihydroorotate dehydrogenase, whose protein sequence is MNIKSDIRVTLAGVPLASPIVLLSGCVGFCEDLARLEGFDFSPIGAVFLKGTTLEPRQGNPPPRVVETRGGMLNAIGLQNPGARQVVQEILPAIRHLPTRLFANIAGSTIEEYGEVARIFDDSPIDGIEINISCPNVKKGGAAFGSDPIIAARVVETVKRATTKPVITKLSPNVTDITLLARAVIDAGTDAISAINTLMGMAIDLEKRRPVLGNGQGGLSGPAIKPVALLQVWRISQIATPRGIPIIGQGGIASARDAMEFILAGATAIGLGTALFRNPMMAGTLLTEMTSWLHRFGAKSFHELMGTLDTTSG, encoded by the coding sequence ATGAACATAAAGTCCGATATCCGTGTCACGCTGGCCGGGGTGCCACTGGCCTCTCCCATCGTTCTTCTTTCCGGCTGTGTCGGATTTTGTGAGGACCTGGCCCGTCTTGAAGGTTTTGATTTCTCCCCCATTGGCGCCGTATTCCTCAAAGGAACCACCCTCGAGCCCCGGCAAGGCAACCCACCCCCCCGGGTCGTCGAAACCCGTGGCGGAATGTTGAATGCCATCGGCCTGCAAAACCCCGGCGCACGACAGGTCGTTCAGGAAATCCTCCCCGCCATCCGCCACCTTCCAACCCGCCTGTTCGCCAATATCGCCGGGTCCACCATCGAAGAATATGGCGAAGTGGCCCGCATCTTCGATGACAGCCCCATTGATGGCATCGAAATCAATATATCCTGTCCCAACGTCAAGAAAGGTGGCGCCGCCTTCGGTTCCGATCCCATAATTGCCGCACGGGTCGTGGAAACGGTCAAACGCGCCACAACCAAACCAGTCATCACCAAACTATCCCCCAACGTCACCGACATCACCCTTCTGGCCCGGGCCGTCATCGACGCCGGCACCGATGCCATCTCCGCCATCAACACCTTGATGGGAATGGCCATCGACCTGGAAAAACGACGTCCCGTCCTCGGCAACGGTCAGGGAGGACTGTCGGGACCCGCCATCAAACCGGTCGCCCTGCTTCAGGTCTGGCGCATTTCGCAAATCGCCACCCCCCGGGGTATTCCAATCATCGGTCAGGGGGGAATCGCCTCCGCCCGCGATGCCATGGAGTTCATCCTCGCCGGCGCCACCGCCATCGGCCTGGGTACCGCCCTGTTCCGAAATCCCATGATGGCTGGAACGTTGTTGACGGAAATGACCTCCTGGCTGCACCGGTTTGGCGCAAAATCCTTCCATGAACTCATGGGAACGCTCGACACAACATCTGGATAA